From Brassica oleracea var. oleracea cultivar TO1000 chromosome C3, BOL, whole genome shotgun sequence, a single genomic window includes:
- the LOC106328797 gene encoding eukaryotic translation initiation factor 3 subunit F, whose translation MAATNEHTVLQFVTPSSTASTTTQVLTARIHPLVIFNVCDCFVRRPDSAERVIGTLLGSILPDGTVDIRNSYAVPHNESSDQVAVDIDYHHNMLASHLKVNPKEVIVGWYSTGAGVNGGSALIHDFFAREVTNPIHLTVDTGFTNGEGTIKAYVSSNLSLGDRQLAAQFQEIPVDLRMVEAERVGYDVLKATAVDKLPNDMEGMEQTMERLLTLINDVYKYVDSVVEGKTSPDNNIGRFIAEAVASLPKLPPQVFDNLVNDSLQDQLLLLYLSSITRTQLSLAEKLNTAAQML comes from the exons ATGGCGGCGACGAACGAACACACCGTCTTGCAATTCGTGACTCCGTCATCGACGGCCTCCACAACCACCCAAGTGCTCACAGCGCGAATCCACCCACTTGTTATCTTCAACGTCTGCGACTGCTTCGTGAGACGACCCGACTCAGCTGAGCGAGTCATCGGCACTCTCCTCGGATCTATCCTACCCGACGGAACCGTCGATATCCGCAACTCTTACGCCGTCCCTCACAACGAATCTTCCGATCAG GTTGCTGTGGATATTGATTACCACCACAACATGTTAGCTTCACACCTTAAGGTGAATCCGAAGGAAGTAATCGTTGGCTG GTATTCTACTGGTGCTGGGGTCAATGGCGGTAGTGCACTGATTCACGACTTCTTTGCTAGAGAAGTCACCAACCCTATTCACCTTACCGTGGACACTGGGTTCACTAATGGTGAAGGTACCATCAAAGCTTACGTCTCTTCAAACCTTTCGCTTGGTGACAGACAACTTGCTGCACAGTTTCAAGAGATTCCTGTTGATCTCCGTATGGTTGAGGCTGAGAGAGTCGGAT ATGATGTCCTGAAGGCAACAGCTGTTGACAAACTCCCAAATGACATGGAAGGAATGGAGCAGACAATGGAGAGGCTGTTGACTCTTATCAACGATGTTTACAAATATGTTGACAGTGTCGTG GAAGGTAAGACATCTCCAGACAACAACATAGGACGATTTATTGCAGAGGCAGTAGCATCCCTTCCCAAGTTACCCCCACAAGTCTTCGATAACCTCGTGAATGATAGTCTCCAG GATCAATTGCTTCTGTTGTACCTATCAAGCATAACAAGGACACAGTTGAGTCTAGCGGAGAAGCTAAACACAGCTGCTCAAATGCTGTAA
- the LOC106335859 gene encoding nematode resistance protein-like HSPRO2 codes for MVDMDWKRKMVSSELSSKLHVTIPSPFKVPVSSPISCSAPAACSAYELYLRLPELKKLWSSREFPQWNDEPILKPALQALEITFRLILSVCSDTRPYTNHREWNRRLDSLVTNQIQLIATICEEDEEGDRSAPLGDKRSSLSLLPHLATWRKSEALGRKILCTIDNEMRRCKYTLGLGEQNIAGKPNLRYDAVCKPNEVYSLKDNPYADHIENEENQTLYVLHQILESWIHASGNLLRRINTRISEGRFGDAASDVYLVERIWKLMAEIEDLHVLMDPEDFLKLKKQLQIKSNGQNDAFCFRSRGLVEMMKMTKDLREKVPAVLGVEVDPTGGPRLQDAVMRLYATKGDCDKIHLLQGMQAVEAAAKRFFFAYKQLVAVVMGSAETSQESRDSLSQIYMEPTYFPSLDAAKTFLGEFWSHLG; via the coding sequence ATGGTTGATATGGATTGGAAGAGGAAGATGGTGTCATCGGAGCTTTCTTCCAAGCTCCACGTCACTATTCCGTCTCCGTTCAAGGTCCCCGTATCCTCTCCCATCTCATGCTCCGCTCCGGCAGCTTGCTCCGCCTACGAGCTTTACCTCCGCCTCCCTGAGCTGAAAAAGCTCTGGTCGTCTCGTGAGTTTCCGCAATGGAACGATGAGCCGATTCTCAAACCGGCTCTCCAAGCCTTGGAGATCACTTTCAGATTGATCCTATCCGTTTGCTCCGATACAAGACCTTATACAAACCACCGCGAATGGAACCGACGGTTGGATTCTCTCGTCACGAATCAGATCCAGCTTATAGCAACGATCTGCGAAGAGGATGAAGAAGGCGATCGATCAGCTCCACTCGGCGATAAACGGAGCTCGCTCAGCTTGCTACCTCACCTAGCCACGTGGCGCAAATCGGAAGCGTTAGGGAGGAAGATCTTGTGCACGATCGATAACGAGATGCGTCGGTGCAAGTACACGCTCGGACTCGGAGAACAGAACATCGCCGGGAAACCGAATCTCCGGTACGACGCCGTTTGCAAACCTAACGAAGTTTACAGCCTCAAGGATAATCCGTACGCGGATCACATCGAGAACGAAGAGAATCAGACTCTCTACGTCCTCCACCAGATCCTCGAGTCGTGGATCCACGCTTCGGGAAACCTCTTGAGACGTATCAACACGAGGATCAGCGAAGGGAGATTCGGAGACGCGGCGAGCGATGTGTACTTGGTGGAGAGGATCTGGAAGCTTATGGCGGAGATCGAAGATCTCCACGTTCTAATGGATCCTGAGGATTTTCTGAAGCTGAAGAAACAGTTACAGATCAAATCCAACGGTCAAAACGATGCGTTTTGTTTTAGGTCTAGAGGACTAGTGGAAATGATGAAGATGACGAAGGATCTAAGGGAGAAGGTGCCGGCGGTGCTGGGTGTTGAGGTTGATCCCACCGGCGGTCCGAGGCTGCAGGACGCGGTGATGAGGTTGTACGCTACGAAGGGAGATTGTGATAAGATTCATCTGCTTCAAGGGATGCAAGCGGTGGAGGCGGCGGCGAAGAGATTTTTCTTTGCGTATAAGCAGTTGGTGGCGGTGGTGATGGGAAGCGCGGAGACGAGTCAAGAGTCGCGTGACTCGCTGAGTCAGATATATATGGAGCCGACGTATTTCCCGAGTCTTGACGCGGCGAAGACGTTTCTGGGAGAGTTCTGGAGTCACTTGGGATGA